The following proteins are encoded in a genomic region of Thermovirga sp.:
- a CDS encoding HIT domain-containing protein — MNRDCPFCRIASGREKADIVYSDADVMVIRDVHPRAPVHLLVMPRRHVESADDVEDPSIWSAVMDAATRVARELGLRAGGYRLVVNCGAGAGQTVNHLHVHLLAGRVFGWPPG, encoded by the coding sequence ACTGCCCTTTCTGCAGGATAGCCTCTGGGCGCGAGAAGGCGGATATCGTTTACAGCGATGCCGATGTCATGGTGATACGCGATGTTCACCCCAGGGCGCCGGTGCATCTCCTTGTGATGCCTAGGCGGCACGTGGAGTCCGCTGATGACGTCGAAGATCCTTCGATCTGGTCCGCGGTCATGGACGCAGCGACCAGGGTGGCCCGCGAGCTGGGCCTTCGCGCAGGTGGGTATCGCCTTGTGGTCAACTGTGGTGCTGGTGCCGGACAGACTGTAAACCATCTCCATGTTCACCTGCTCGCCGGACGGGTATTCGGATGGCCGCCGGGATAA
- a CDS encoding 30S ribosomal protein S21, with the protein MTQVVRRDNESLEDALKRFKREVSKGGILREARRRKHYEKPSEAKKRKREDASRKRRR; encoded by the coding sequence ATGACACAGGTCGTTCGACGCGACAACGAATCCCTCGAAGATGCTCTCAAGCGCTTCAAGCGAGAGGTATCCAAGGGAGGCATCCTGCGCGAGGCGCGCAGGCGGAAGCACTATGAAAAACCCAGCGAAGCCAAAAAGAGAAAGAGAGAGGACGCTTCAAGAAAACGCAGAAGAAA